Proteins encoded in a region of the Mercenaria mercenaria strain notata chromosome 1, MADL_Memer_1, whole genome shotgun sequence genome:
- the LOC123535798 gene encoding complement receptor type 2-like, with product MEGKLILVLILFRISTASADCDSLPVIENTHNDAGGAGPYASGTVVKFECKLGFNPVGTSKVYKCSGNEWVDGNLKCEQIYCTYVKTPDNGRVVNTPTNEVGTSINFECNEGYDMNGASNMVCRTDGQWSPKSPPKCQIKMCGEFGSIQYATLFQNTIDSVKNGYGSIVEVTCNKNYVLKGSPRVMCQANGYWGDKPTCEQSQCPPYPGLNSSCIKEAEPSGSFFFLVCRVDVPVTKTGPDAAECISGKWDNTEMACYCNCKVEADTNLVSLKNAIDGGYIDHTQTLDWSCKKGSTKVTTSEKDVCNDGNVIKPVCKSKETPVTVTTYKPVTDESGSTVNPPPGTTGKSLPQESTPVGAIIGGILGGIAVVILAIVGFICYKKKKRNPEAGNTIEKKAMFTNGSEKHTENDKEKVKLADSTEGEAV from the coding sequence gaATCTCTACAGCAAGTGCAGACTGTGACAGTTTACCAGTTATTGAAAATACGCACAATGATGCTGGTGGAGCTGGACCGTATGCGTCTGGCACTGTTGTTAAGTTTGAGTGTAAACTAGGTTTTAATCCTGTAGGAACAAGCAAGGTTTACAAATGTTCTGGGAATGAATGGGTTGATGGAAACTTGAAGTGTGAGCAGATATATTGTACATACGTCAAAACACCAGATAATGGACGGGTAGTTAACACACCAACTAATGAGGTGGGAACGTCTATAAACTTTGAGTGCAATGAAGGATATGATATGAATGGAGCCAGTAACATGGTCTGTCGAACTGATGGTCAGTGGAGCCCAAAAAGTCCTCCTAAATGTCAAATTAAAATGTGCGGAGAGTTTGGATCTATACAGTATGCCACGTTGTTTCAGAATACAATTGATAGTGTAAAAAATGGCTATGGAAGCATTGTTGAAGTTACATGCAAtaaaaactatgttttaaaagggTCACCAAGAGTTATGTGTCAGGCTAATGGTTACTGGGGTGATAAACCTACTTGTGAACAAAGCCAATGTCCTCCTTACCCAGGTTTGAACTCCTCCTGCATAAAAGAAGCTGAGCCATCTGGtagttttttctttcttgtatgtCGAGTCGATGTCCCAGTGACCAAAACCGGGCCTGATGCAGCTGAATGTATTTCTGGAAAGTGGGATAACACAGAAATGGCTTGTTACTGTAACTGTAAAGTTGAAGCCGACACAAACCTTGTATCATTAAAGAATGCCATAGACGGTGGCTATATAGATCATACACAAACTCTAGATTGGAGTTGTAAAAAGGGTTCAACAAAAGTTACAACAAGTGAAAAGGATGTTTGTAACGATGGAAATGTAATTAAACCAGTAtgcaaatcaaaggaaacccCAGTAACAGTAACAACATACAAACCAGTTACTGATGAAAGTGGAAGTACTGTCAATCCTCCGCCAGGGACTACCGGAAAGTCCTTGCCACAAGAATCAACACCAGTGGGAGCAATTATTGGAGGAATCTTAGGAGGGATCGCAGTTGTGATTCTTGCTATAGTAGGCTTTATTTGTTACAAGAAAAAGAAACGAAATCCTGAAGCTGGTAACACAATTGAGAAGAAGGCAATGTTTACGAATGGTTCTGAAAAACATACAGAAAATGACAAGGAAAAGGTGAAACTTGCAGATAGTACTGAAGGTGAAGCTGTATAG